The Deltaproteobacteria bacterium genomic interval CTGAAGACGCTCTCTGCGCTGCGCGAGCGCCACCGCTTGCCGTAGTAGGAGCCGGAGGTGCAGAATATGCACCTGAAGGGGCAGCCGCGGCTCGTCTGGATGACCATGAATGACTCGTCCGAGGCCGGCATGGTGTAGCGTGAAGGGTCCATGAGGTCGAGGTCCGGCGGAGGGAGGATGTCGAGGTCCTCTATGAGGGGCCGGTCCGGGTTGTGCCGCACGCCGCCGTCGCCGTCCGCGTAGGAGACGCCCTTTACGGAGGCCAGGGTTTCGGCGTCGAGCCTCCCCTTCTCCATGAAGACCCTGCACAGCTCCTCCACGGTGAGCTCCGGCTCGCCGCGCACGATGACGTCTATCTCGTCGCGGCCGGCCTCCTCGGGGAAGACCGTGGCGTGTATGCCGTAGAAGACCGTCACCAGGCCCGGCACGGCCCGCTTCATCATGCCGGCGAGCCTTATGTCGTCGTAGAAGAGGGGGGTTATGCTCAGCACGACGACCATCTGCGGCGACAGGCGCTCGATCTCCTCGACCACGCGGTCGTGGACCCAGCCGAGCACGTTGGCGTCGACGAGCTCCACCTCGACGCCGGCCCTCTTCAGGATGGCGCCCATGACCATAAGCTCCGTCACCGGCCAGATGCTCGTTATGGACTCCTTGGTCTGCGAGCGGCCGCCGGCGTCCTTTATCATCCGTTCCCCGGCGGCGCTGGCCGGCGAGAGGAGCACGACGCGCAGGGCCGGGGCCCCGGCCGCAGCGCCGTCTCCGGCGGCGGTCCTTTCCGTACCTTCTTCCACGGTCACGTCCTCCACCACGTGGTCACTATGGCCTTGAGAAAGCCCCATCCGTAGCGCAGCGACGGTGGTTTCTTCGTAACGCCGCCCTGGCGCCTGAGCACGGTGACGGGCACCTCCTTGAAGCGTATGCCCTTGCTCACGGCGTCGATGATGAGCTCGGTCGTATGGAACTGGTCCTGGCGCAGGTCGAGCTTTGCGCACTCCGAGACCCGCAGGGCCCTGAAGGCGTTGGAGCAGTCGGTTA includes:
- a CDS encoding radical SAM protein, with amino-acid sequence MGLSQGHSDHVVEDVTVEEGTERTAAGDGAAAGAPALRVVLLSPASAAGERMIKDAGGRSQTKESITSIWPVTELMVMGAILKRAGVEVELVDANVLGWVHDRVVEEIERLSPQMVVVLSITPLFYDDIRLAGMMKRAVPGLVTVFYGIHATVFPEEAGRDEIDVIVRGEPELTVEELCRVFMEKGRLDAETLASVKGVSYADGDGGVRHNPDRPLIEDLDILPPPDLDLMDPSRYTMPASDESFMVIQTSRGCPFRCIFCTSGSYYGKRWRSRSAESVFREIKLCHDRYGIRNFNLMSDLFTCNKKRVMELCRMIIDGGLDIRWTCNSRVDTVDEEMLAMMKRSGCWLMSFGIESGDPGMLEKMKKGTTVEDAERAVALAKKVGIGQHCYFIIGLPGETHESARRTIEFAVRLDPTYVKFYEGTPLPGSEFFDLAVREGWMNWDDFVTGKKLMYEGKTNMVDYPDLSHEEISRYVSMGYRAFYLRPRFIWRELRKVRDLRGLVERVKLFGKLVRNWF